From bacterium:
GAGGCCCCGGGCGGATTCGAACCGCCGGATCGCGGATTTGCAGTCCGCTGCCTTACCACTTGGCTACGGGGCCGTGGAGGAAGATCGTGGTCTCACGAAGGAGAAGCGGGAAACCGGACTCGAACCGGCGACCTTCTGCATGGCAAGCAGACGCTCTACCAACTGAGCTATTCCCGCGAAACTAAAAGAAATTAGCCACTGGACGCGCAGGAGTCAAGGCGTCCTCGACGCCGCGACCGAGCGGTACAGCTCCTCGTACTGCGCCGCGGAGCGGGTCCAGGACCAGTCCAAGGCCATGCACCGGCGCCGCAGTTCGTCCCAGCCGGGCTGGCGCCAGGCTGCGCGGGCGCGTCCGACGGCCCCGAGCAGCCCCGCGGGTGTCGGCTCCGTGAAGGCGAAGCCGGTCACGCCGTCCTCCACCGTGTCTACGAGCCCGCCGGTGTGGCGCACAATGGGAACGGTGCCGTAGCGCTGGGCGATCATCTGCCCGAGGCCGCACGGCTCGTAGCGGGAGGGCATGAGGAAGAAGTCGGCGCCTGCATAGAGCCGCCGGGCGAGCCGGTCGTCGAAGCCGAAGACAGCGGCGACACGGCCCGGGAACGCATCCGCCGCCCTCGCGAGCGCGCGCTCGTACTCCGGTTCGCCGCTGCCCAGCACGGCCACGGCGCCGGGCTCGCGGAGCAGGTCGGGCAACGCGTCGATCAGGATGTCCACGCCCTTCTGGTGCACGAGGCGGCTCACCATGGCGAGGAAGGGGCCGTCGTCCCGCAGGCCGAGCTCCGCCAGGATGGCGCGCCGGTTCGCCTCCTTGCCGTCGAGCCGCGAGGCGTCGTAGCGCGTCGCGATGGCCTCGTCCGTGGCGGGATCCCAGTCTCGGGTGTCGATGCCGTTCAGGATGCCCCGCAGGTCGGCGGCACGGTGGCGCAGGAGGCCGTCGAGCCCGGCCCCGAACTCGGGCGTCTGGATCTCCCGGGCGTACGTCGGGGACACGGCCACGAGCCGGTCGCTCAGCGCCAGGCCGCCCTTGAGGAAGGAGGCCTGCTCGTAGAATTCGAGGCCGTCTTCCATCCGGTAGAAATGCCGGGGCACGCCTACCCGGCGCAGGATGCGGGGCGGGAAGTTGCCCTGGTACGCCAGGTTGTGGA
This genomic window contains:
- a CDS encoding glycogen synthase GlgA, which gives rise to MRILFASSEATPYFKTGGLADVARSLPDALWERGHDVRIIHPLYRRVRERRLDLEEEAQAWIPWPEGNVVVRYQVHRPERGAPAVLVDEPAFFDTAEPYAPTPYDPIAHGVRFALFSRAVIDYARRWGAEVIHANDWPTGLVPVFARVDRLGVPTVFGIHNLAYQGNFPPRILRRVGVPRHFYRMEDGLEFYEQASFLKGGLALSDRLVAVSPTYAREIQTPEFGAGLDGLLRHRAADLRGILNGIDTRDWDPATDEAIATRYDASRLDGKEANRRAILAELGLRDDGPFLAMVSRLVHQKGVDILIDALPDLLREPGAVAVLGSGEPEYERALARAADAFPGRVAAVFGFDDRLARRLYAGADFFLMPSRYEPCGLGQMIAQRYGTVPIVRHTGGLVDTVEDGVTGFAFTEPTPAGLLGAVGRARAAWRQPGWDELRRRCMALDWSWTRSAAQYEELYRSVAASRTP